The genomic DNA CCTGTTTAATTaaagctactttttttttaagttaggTTAATGATGACGCCTCTACAtcacctacaaaagcaaacaaatgacTAATTTTCTATTgattatttctcttttattattgTATGCCTGTGACAGCTGTCACTGGATGGCTGAATTGTAGATACagcctttatttacattttccagaGCTTACATTGACAGTGAGTGTCACCTTTgattgttaaaagaaagcaggatgagatttattatctgaaaaaaacaacttttgcaTATCCAGATCAGGAAAGTGCGCAGATGATCCAATTTTACCacaagggggcgccaaaatgaCACAAACCAACAGTTTCTCAGAGGAGCTTTAATTAACATCATGTAGTAATGCATACAACTGAATAGTAACAAAGTAGTCCCTAATAACTTAACTACACCCTTACCCCACCTTACCATCTGTCATAAAATGTTAGAATAATtgctacatttatttcaaaaaccCAATGTTTGCATCTACCCAGGCTTGTTTGCATCTTATATAATCTCTGAGAGGTTCTGATGTAGGCTCGTGGTAAAGTTACCTTTTAGCAACCTATCAGGTGACAACACGTCCATTTTTAGCGTCATAGCTTAGCAAAAAGGCCGTTAGCTTTCAGAAACAGCTAGCCTGTCTGAAGCAGAAGGTCATAAACAAGTTAAACTAGGGCTGGTATTTCCATTTTATTCTCAGTGTTATCAGAATAACATTTTGTATCTTGAGGATTAAAGTTGAAATTTTGGTACGAGTGTcaatatttagattttctttaatgccacaaacacttgaagggttgtttttaaggtttttccttaagattaattttttacatttattttgactttattctcagagtGCAATAGCTCACGTCTTCcgctcctgttttctttttactaaGAACTAAACATTTGCCTGTAGTCacaacatttttactttattttcaacatgtcaaacaagaaagagagagagagagagagagagagagatgagagtcTAGCCTCACTTTTGGCTAGAAAGCAGACGagttaatattaaatattttctaaTATGACAAACTCCTTTCCtcaagatttttttctccagattTTGGCAAGATGTGGTAATAGTTAAGCCATATTTCTATGTGCTAACACAGTAGAGAAAGTTCCATAACACCAGCGTATAGAAAGTACTAAGgcttgaatgtttgtgtgattatattgtagtgaaaatgtaacttctgcAAGGACAGTGAattgaaagagaaagtgaacaTGCTGCATAgaaggggatttttttcttctttgtgttttaagtaACGTAGACTAAAGGATTCTGCCGTCCTTTACTTTCAGCTCTGCGTTAAATGAGAAACGTTTGAAAGCCACAGATTTAACGTCCTCCTGTAGCTCGTTATTGGAAAGCTCTGCTGCTATTCCTGTGACTCCGATGTCAAATCAAAGAGTGCGCCTTGAACTTTGCTTCCCTGTGCTTCATTGTCATCCGGCGCGTGAGGGAATTGCAAGAACACGTAAGCAACCGGGGACCGAGGCCCAGTCTCAGTGTAGAGAGGTCAATTCAGCCCCTCCATGCATGCTCCCCATCTGCTTATTCAGGCGGCAAGCAGAGTGGATTCATCGAGGGGCCTTGCTGAATGTTAAATTTTACATAGAGGTGTGATGCGGGGGGAAATGTCTGTTAGATCCAGTTATTACTTCTGTACTGCAACAAGAAACCACTCTCCAAGTTTATCTTCAGAGGTGTAATAACCAAGCTCTGTTTTAAAACTGGTCTTACATCAGGAAAGATGTCATTATTCTGACATAAGTGGTTTCTGGAGTACAGAGCAACCCCTCCCTCCATGTATCTTTTATGTAGATGCAGACGATACAAGCTCAAATATTATATTTCTCTTCCATCTCTTTCAAATTGCATGAAGCTCACTGGAGGAAAACGGCTGATGCAGTTTTGTACAGTTTTTGTAATCTATTGCTCTTTCCCTCCAACACTGAAATCCTCCTTCAGTGGAATTAAACTCCGTAGTTCCCTCGGAAGCAGcgttgtaataaaaaaaacatttgttacaagCCACCAAGGGCTCTTTATTAAGTTTCCCGATATCAAAATGACTTACTCTCCCGCTGTTTCTCACAGCTCAAACACACAGGGATAAAGTTGTgtcatgtctgtgtctgtctctttgtttgtgCAGCCGTTTGTCTGCATTCCTGCGTGATGGGGCGATTCAGCGTGCCTCTATTCtcatttgtctgtgtttgacaGGAGGTGTCAAGCTCCTCGGAGGTAACAGTGAGAAGCAGTGTCAGAGAGGTCGTCCCCTCCACAACCATCTTTCAGAATCAACAAGAGGTACAGGCTGTTAAACTCACAATTTGGCTGATTTCTTTTGTTATATCAGAACTTTTTGGTTTCACTTTCCAGCCCCATATATACTCTCTGGTGAGCTTTTAACTTCACCCTGATTGAGAGCAGTTGGGAGCTTGTGCAGTTCCAGTTCTCTAATGATTTCCCACCATCTTTTTACAGGTGATCCAAGATGAAAGAGTCCACCAGAACAATGTGGCGGCAAGTTACGGGAGCCATTACAATGAAACAGGTTATTCTGCTCATGCCTTTTATATTgtaatttgcacatttttatcacagcactGCTTGTGTCCTGTATATTAATGATTGTTCCTTCCACTGCTGAATAAGGGATGAGCTATGTAAAGGCTTGCAGATGATTTTCTATTCAGTGCATAGCAGCAAATCTAATCAGGGCAGAGTCAGGAAGGTAAAATATTGGAAAGTGGAAATTGGGCAATCACTGCTGCATGgtttcagaaaatgaaaactactcaggttttttaatgaaatgatttatttctctttccaATCCCCCTGAGCTTCCTCACTGCGAATGACTTAATGAGGCAGACTTCTTCTTGTGTCTAATTCAGTTATGCTCGTCGGAGGAGAGGACCTACCAAAGGTTTCCACTCAGGCTTTGAAGCAGCAGTACGAGAAAACTATTGAGGAGGCTGCACCAGCCAAGGAAATTAAGGTAATGAtgctgtctgtttacctaaaTAGATGATAGTCGTTGTAACAGTATGAAGATGACGCCACATCAAGAAATCATCAAAGGGGGATTGCGTATGCCATGAGTTGATGGAGAATAAATTGGTATGGATGAAAGCCCTCATGTCATTTCAGTCAAactctttcagtttttttttctccagagcATTAAAAGGAAAAGCACATTAAAGCTAGGATTCAAATCGCTGTCTTCTGTTAAATTGATGTTCAGTGAAGTTTTCAATCAAGTCAGTAATTAGAGACGTGCATAACTAAAAATGTCTCAGTTTGACAGACCTGAGATTTGCGCATTTACATCTAAAGCTGCATttccaacaaaagaaaacaggactTTTTATAGATGGGCTCTTAAGGGATTTAAAGGTTCAGCCAGCCTATTATTGTCTACATTTCCTCCAAGAACTAAAGACCTATGAAAATGTATCACGTTAGTGTTACTATAAGTACTATTTCTGTAACAGGAACCTTTTGGGGGGTAAACTGAAGTCCCTGGTACTTACTGTCAAGCTTGGCCTTTTGGTGGAAATGCACCGACTACCTCCTCAAGTGTCCAAGATAATTCCtgaatttgaaaaatgtcttaaatttgttttgtttagttgatGCTTTTGCTCCAACTTTTGGAAAATGACTAATTTGCACAAATTTTAGAACACACCTTTATCATTGTTATTTTAGCTCTTAAATCAAAAGATCATGACATAAATAACACCTTAATTCAAATCTGTCTTTTCTGTTCTATTAATTTCATACTGTGAACTGTTATCTAAGTTTTCTTACTTTAACTTAACTGTCACTTTCCTTCTTTCCATAACCAAAAACTCTTAACAAACTGCAGGTTGATGTGGATTTCAACCAGTTTCAATGGGCACCAGTAAATCAGTCCTCTAAAATTTCAGCCACGACTTGCTATGACAGCTCCTCCACcataaagacagctgctgcctCATCAGCAGCGTCTGCCTCCTCAGCAGCTTATGAGATAACAGAGAATttcccacccccaccaccaaACCTGTTGCAGGAAATGTCCTCCCAGCATCAAGAGCAGACCTTCCAACAAAAGCACACTGTCAATAAGGAGCAGTATTTCAAACACAAGAGCATGGCCGAACTAAAGCGCCTTTACAAGCACATTCACCCTGAAGTCCGCAAGAACATAGAAGCAGACTTCTTGAGTCATCTCACTGAAGCTGAAAAGAAGGATTTGGAAAATGTGGAAATGGTTGGAGATGTTCAGCAGGCTTGCtatatgtttgaaaatgaaggCAACGCCTCAAGTTCTGGTTCAAGCCCTGACAGAGAGTCTGTGGAGTGGGATGAGATTCTTAAAGGTGAAGTGCAGTCCATGCGCTGGATGTTTGAGAACAAGCCACTGGATACAATCAAAGATGAAACTCCAGATGAGAATGAGGAGAGGAATATCACCCAACAGGAAATCATTGCTGGAAAAGATGTCAGATACACAGCTTGGATGTTTGAGACTCAACCAATGGATGCTCTTGGTACTGAGGCAACTGATTCAACTGAGCAGTCAGAAAAATCTACGGATCTGGCGAGAGGAGATGTTCGCACTGCTACTTGGCTTTTTGAGACGCAGCCGCTCGATTATCTGAATAAGATCTACCAAGAAGACGAGCAGGAGATGGAGGTTGTTGTCTCCAAAGACATCACAGGCGGCGATGTGAAAACAGCCAGGTATCTCTTTGAGACCCAGCATTTGGATTCCCTGGGTAAAACAGAAACCATTGAAGAAAGCCACTTCTTGAGCCTGAAGTCCGAGCTGGAAGAGATTAAAGGGGAAGTGAAGACAACAACTCGCAAGTTTGAGACGCAGCCCATGTGTGTCATTAGGGGGGATTCAGGAGAAATGCTGGAGATCACCACTATCCGCAAGgaggagatggaaaaaggaGACGTCAAAACATCACGCTGGATGTTTGAAACACAACCTCTGGACATGATAAACAAAGACCCTGCGAAGATGAAACTCATTTGTGGAATTTCCATGGAGGACAACGTTCAATGCGGTGTCAATAAAGGTAGGTGGCTTTTCGAGACAAAGACCCTTGACTCCATTAAGGATGAGGAATGGGAGAGTTCCAGGAAGCAAAAGGAAGAAGTTATTGGTGCTGATGTGAGAAGGCATTGTCTTGTATTTGAGACTCAGCCAATGGACACTTTGAAGGACAACACCAATGCAAGATTGTTACCTTCAGAGGAGATTGTAGGAGGCGATGTTCAAACGGCTAAACATCTGTTTGAAACAGTACCAATGGAAAGTCTGAAAGAACTGCTGGAGGTGGGAAAACTTAAGAAAACAGTTGCAACCGAAGAAGAAAAGGGTGATGTGAGGCATCAAAAGTGGGTCTTTGAAAGCCAGCCACTTGAGAATataagggaagaaaagaaggagatCACAAAAACTGTGAACGTTGAAGCTCTCGACAAAGGAGATGTGACAAACTATAAAGAAAGGTTTGAATGTATGGATTTAAGTAAGTGTGAAGGAACACAGAAAATTCAAGTTGAAGGTGTCACAAGTGGATCCGTCAAATCCAACAGAGTTCTTTTTGAGTCCACTCCTATGTACGCTATGCAGGACAGCTCAGGTCATTACCATGAGGTGAAGACCGTAAGGCGCGAGGAGATTGTGAAGGGAGACGTGCGCAGCTGCAGATGGATGTTTGAAACGCGTCCCATTGATGAGTTTGACGAAAGCATCAATAAGTTTCAGATCATCAAGGGTATATCAAAACAGGAAATTGAGTCAGGGGATGTCAAAACAGCCAAGTGGTTGTTTGAAACTCAGCAGCTTGATGCTATTCATAAAGCATTCAgcaatgatgaagatgaagaacatAAAACTAAAGAAGATATTGAAATTGAAAAAGGCGACGTTAAGACCTGTAAGTGGTTATTTGAGACTCAACCAATGGATGTTCTGtatgaaaaggaagaaaagagcgAGGCCAACGTTGAGGAAGTGCAAAAAGGTGACGTCAAAACGTGCACTTGGCTCTTTGAAACCCAAACCCTCGACAACATACATGATCATACAGAGTCGGAGTCTGAGACCATTCTGAAAACATGCACTGTAAATCAAGAGGACATCCACGGAAAAGACGTACGACTGGCCCGCTTCCTGTTTGAAACGGAGAACCTCGAAAATCtgacaggtgaggacagcagtTCTTTCAGGAGGGTTACGGAAATCGACGTCCAGTCTGGCGATGTTTCCAGGATGAAGTACATCTTTGAGAATCGCTCCTCGGACATTATGAGCTCCACCTCTGATGAAATGATGCAGAGGTTGAAGACACAGCAGACCGAGGACATCCAGAAGGGAAACGTGGTCAACTGTACTTGGATGTTTGAGAATCAGTCGATTGATGAGATCCGTGACGAGGCTAGGGAGAAACTCACTGTGAGTGATGTTCAGGGGGGCGACGTCGACAAAGGTCGCTTCATTTTTGAGACCTACTCTCTGGATAAAATTAAAGAAGAGTCCACTGAGACTGATATCTCTAAGCTTACTAGCATCTTTAGGGATCAAATAGAGAGGGGGGATGTGAAAAACTACACCATGATGTTTGAAACTCAACCCCTGTATGCTATCCGAGACAAAGAAggacattatcatgaagtaacTACAGTTACTAAGGAAGAAATAGTAAGTGGAGATGTGGTGGGGGCCCGATGGCTGTTCGAGACGAAGCCTCTGGATTCAATTAGGGATTCAGAGGAGGTCTATGTTATTAAAGCTGTGACTGAGgaggggatcaataaaggagaCGTTAACTCTGCAAGGTGGAGGTTTGAAACGCAACCTCTTGATGAAATAGCTGAGGAAATAAAAGTGAGGTCAAAAACAGTTGGAGATATCCAGGGCGGcgatgtgaaaacaaacaagcagtgGTTTGAGACGGATCAAATGTCTCAAAAGTACATCAGAACTGTTAGTGTGAGTGAAATCCAAAAAGGCGACGTAAGATCTGCCACATGGATGTTTGAAACGCGCACAATTGATGAGATCCGCGGCGAGGGCGCTGAATATGACAGCATGGAGAGAGTGACAAAAGAGGAAGTAATGAAAGGGGAtgtcaaacagtctgtgtgGCTCTTTGAGAAGCAGCCCCTCGACAGTATCAAAGAGATGGATGGCACAGAGCTCGTTGTCACAAAGGAGGAAATCCCACAGGCCGATGTAAAGTCAACAACATGGCTCTTTGAAACAACTCCATTCCATGAGTTCAACGAGAGCAgaacagaaatgaaagaaatcatCGGAAAAAGCATCAAAGAGACACTGGAGGAGCTTTATTGTCGTAAAATGGTGGACTCGCAAGGGATTCTAATTGAAGCAGATGAGATTGGCGATGTCCGCATGGCCAAATTCCAACTCATGAACCAGGAGGCTCCAGAAATCCAAAAAGAAGAGATCATCAGAGGGGATCTGAGCAACATAATGATGAACCTCCTAAACCGCAGAGAGACCACTGAAAGGGGGATAACTATTgatgagggggagaggggaaATATCAACACAACAGTGAATCAGCTATTAAACCAGGAAAGGggaataaatgttgaaaaagagcaAATTGTCCGTGGTGACATTCAAGAAGCCATAAACAATCTGCTCAAGAATGAGGGCTCCTCCAAGCGTGGCATTCTCATTCAAGAAGATGAGAAAGGTGACGTCAGACTGACTATCTACTCTCTGTTGAATAAGGGGGAGAGGGCTAGTTTGGAAAAAGAAGATGTAATTCAGGGTAACATCAGCAAAACGCTTCATCGTCTTCTCTCAAACTCCGGAGAAGaagaatctaaaaaaataagGGTGAAAGACGCAGAAAGGGGCAACGTCAGCTTTTACTCCACGTGCATCGAGTCTGGAGCCCTCGATTACCTGAAGCAGCTCCAGTATGAACCGGATGAAACCCAGGAAAGGGTGGAAAGAGAGCGTATCATTGGAGGTGATATTGAAGAGACCAAAATAATGCTGCGAAAGAAGCAGCAGATTGGTCGCACCGTGGCTGAGGATGATATAGTTCCTGGTGATGTACATCATACTGTGGAAGTCTTTATGACAGAGCCGACTGTTACCTACAAAAACCTTGAGAAAAAGGACATTGTCAAAGGTGACCTTAATGCAGCTCTTGATTCACTGACCCAAGCCATGAATCAGAGGGTTGTAAtagagaaagaggaggtggtGAAGGGAGACATACCCACCACTTTGAGGTCTCTGCAGGAGGCCCAGCATCAAGCCAAAGAAATGGAAAAGCCAGAAATTGTAAGGGGAGACATTAGGGGTGCTCTGGAATCACTTGAAAAGTCTGCAACTACCAATACTGAAGTGACTGTTGAAGATTTAGTACCAGGTGATATCAAAGGGACACTGAAGTCCCTGGAGGAGGCGAAGCAAGCTGTGAAAGAAGTTGAAAAAGAGGAGATCATCAAAGGAGACATCCATACTGCCCTGCAAAGTTTGCATGAAGCGACAAGCGAGAAGAAGACTTACCAGCATCAGGTCAGCGAACAGGGCGACATTAAAGCAACTATCCAGCTCTTGCTTGAGCCAACGACTTCTCCAAGATTGCAGCGCAGGGGAAGCATTGAAGGAGATGTGAAAACATCCATACAAAGTCTCTATGAAGGACAGGACTCAACACAAGTGGAAAAAGAGGAGGTACTGAAAGGGGATGTTcaagggacaataaagtgtctgATGCAGCGTAAACAGTATTCAAATACTAAACGTATGTATCCATCAAAGAAAGCAAAAGTGCCCGTGAAAAATCCATTAACTGTAAAGCAGGCAGAGCATGAATGCCTGCATGACGCTAAGAGTGAGAGTGTAGCAGTCAATCCGGCTCCCGCAGTGAAAAACCTCTCCAGGAGCAGTGAGTCACAGAAGCATGCACAGAGGCACCACGAAAGCAAATCAGTGAAAACACAGGTAATAACCCAAGAGGACCACTCTGTTACTGTAGCCAAAACAGATAATACCACTGGGGCCTCTCAGCAGAAGAGCATAAAAGAACAGAAGCAGAAAGTGCTGCCCCTT from Labrus mixtus chromosome 24, fLabMix1.1, whole genome shotgun sequence includes the following:
- the xirp2a gene encoding xin actin-binding repeat-containing protein 2 isoform X3, which codes for MGSCRPARYRASITVIATLCWLPPVCSPLMLIAVYTQMELTVQAAGGAGRSRSGRPEDPETEPVSVKDRLAMYQAAVSKKETSGSSAAAMMDESEACSLPGGLASVKKQFESQEFSSSSQSSVTQFHFEQRSVQEVSSSSEVTVRSSVREVVPSTTIFQNQQEVIQDERVHQNNVAASYGSHYNETVMLVGGEDLPKVSTQALKQQYEKTIEEAAPAKEIKVDVDFNQFQWAPVNQSSKISATTCYDSSSTIKTAAASSAASASSAAYEITENFPPPPPNLLQEMSSQHQEQTFQQKHTVNKEQYFKHKSMAELKRLYKHIHPEVRKNIEADFLSHLTEAEKKDLENVEMVGDVQQACYMFENEGNASSSGSSPDRESVEWDEILKGEVQSMRWMFENKPLDTIKDETPDENEERNITQQEIIAGKDVRYTAWMFETQPMDALGTEATDSTEQSEKSTDLARGDVRTATWLFETQPLDYLNKIYQEDEQEMEVVVSKDITGGDVKTARYLFETQHLDSLGKTETIEESHFLSLKSELEEIKGEVKTTTRKFETQPMCVIRGDSGEMLEITTIRKEEMEKGDVKTSRWMFETQPLDMINKDPAKMKLICGISMEDNVQCGVNKGRWLFETKTLDSIKDEEWESSRKQKEEVIGADVRRHCLVFETQPMDTLKDNTNARLLPSEEIVGGDVQTAKHLFETVPMESLKELLEVGKLKKTVATEEEKGDVRHQKWVFESQPLENIREEKKEITKTVNVEALDKGDVTNYKERFECMDLSKCEGTQKIQVEGVTSGSVKSNRVLFESTPMYAMQDSSGHYHEVKTVRREEIVKGDVRSCRWMFETRPIDEFDESINKFQIIKGISKQEIESGDVKTAKWLFETQQLDAIHKAFSNDEDEEHKTKEDIEIEKGDVKTCKWLFETQPMDVLYEKEEKSEANVEEVQKGDVKTCTWLFETQTLDNIHDHTESESETILKTCTVNQEDIHGKDVRLARFLFETENLENLTGEDSSSFRRVTEIDVQSGDVSRMKYIFENRSSDIMSSTSDEMMQRLKTQQTEDIQKGNVVNCTWMFENQSIDEIRDEAREKLTVSDVQGGDVDKGRFIFETYSLDKIKEESTETDISKLTSIFRDQIERGDVKNYTMMFETQPLYAIRDKEGHYHEVTTVTKEEIVSGDVVGARWLFETKPLDSIRDSEEVYVIKAVTEEGINKGDVNSARWRFETQPLDEIAEEIKVRSKTVGDIQGGDVKTNKQWFETDQMSQKYIRTVSVSEIQKGDVRSATWMFETRTIDEIRGEGAEYDSMERVTKEEVMKGDVKQSVWLFEKQPLDSIKEMDGTELVVTKEEIPQADVKSTTWLFETTPFHEFNESRTEMKEIIGKSIKETLEELYCRKMVDSQGILIEADEIGDVRMAKFQLMNQEAPEIQKEEIIRGDLSNIMMNLLNRRETTERGITIDEGERGNINTTVNQLLNQERGINVEKEQIVRGDIQEAINNLLKNEGSSKRGILIQEDEKGDVRLTIYSLLNKGERASLEKEDVIQGNISKTLHRLLSNSGEEESKKIRVKDAERGNVSFYSTCIESGALDYLKQLQYEPDETQERVERERIIGGDIEETKIMLRKKQQIGRTVAEDDIVPGDVHHTVEVFMTEPTVTYKNLEKKDIVKGDLNAALDSLTQAMNQRVVIEKEEVVKGDIPTTLRSLQEAQHQAKEMEKPEIVRGDIRGALESLEKSATTNTEVTVEDLVPGDIKGTLKSLEEAKQAVKEVEKEEIIKGDIHTALQSLHEATSEKKTYQHQVSEQGDIKATIQLLLEPTTSPRLQRRGSIEGDVKTSIQSLYEGQDSTQVEKEEVLKGDVQGTIKCLMQRKQYSNTKRMYPSKKAKVPVKNPLTVKQAEHECLHDAKSESVAVNPAPAVKNLSRSSESQKHAQRHHESKSVKTQVITQEDHSVTVAKTDNTTGASQQKSIKEQKQKVLPLQKIQAPKPVMIKNKQMANNDQTETKLADVNVMKEVQNTSHTNISNKQICETKTIKQVQTAVTEKTVMQKQNVSVLEQMSTSLKQMENKALTQKQNIKNVKSDYRSLDVKGKGLIKKTKPEIHFPPPPSSPPPPSESELSLPPPPSPVLESPASPTSRPPIMRQDSDLPPPPPPPPMECIKPEPEFFPPPPPPPSLTSASGHDFLPAPPSQQELNSMPQPPPAKLVKPIGKPLFKIPKQPEAPKQPIKVKPKWQKKEPTPPPPPAPAQLTASQETTTVSAEHKEEAKVQEVKRETSQQIETSKQIQSESTTVSRTKIPSIPAVKPMQKESPQPPKKVFAPPIKLPLTPEPTPAPKSRPFARKFKTPLMLAEERFRQQLEEKEETERSRVTTPTSTRPSSAASTELSEVQKTDKEVSTEVTEVKREETKTASKEVILTQDSPAKKTPSQIPLSKPSISGINKKSSSKSSNVSLDMKHVASEMSSERNLASADAFKKSHTPPKSQTFSVSKAHQEAANVDIKLSSNMVTSSSSVTEQQQVIKKSSSRSTTTTLSAVQESVNLQSQAAVTLKAEDVKNINVPLTQEGKMSPSMPTKIPKVTPSFKVKTFKMPTEKKEERCDNVGQKEVMKSDVHLQQEKSNVSRTSESKGKESNQVTSEIKTELKAQERKSQMTLPIKEVEVEVTMKRGKQVQKNETEVKLSPSVTVLMPKVAKITSAATHQGQGHVSVSHSQQSVKAEHIQRHEEVVVTENVVQQSLQKQEVVQIQKQQMKVQAAETNKMQVKAVKTKELKDVSVKRTGKMGQKNEANSEEITDSVKCNVMQKLLAQIKELEGSPSKIDSNAVGAIINELPDWMTGSDEKNNLGLIAKQQSKKKLKEMMVYVRNIIQAKLTYLEVNLTAVEKQEQQKEEAPAPAAVPAPPPVPPKPEKNVISGATAKISKISIGSSKTAKKVVEEKKKKTLQESKLQQDLSEVADQRVSSPSPSFISIESRRVDSPLRVTPSPPPYKSAGTPPPPPRKLFTPTSPFGRATPSPTLSRSEKLMKLRDTTSKLSHSMTPPPPMPVTEFFAVEREQSSPCSDRGTPEERREQGSVDVSEMVDSMMTVRDKKSFFEEAQKAEVNRAYFRKDPIDIPERLGADAEEGPETVTIDLLKEDLPRVDLSKLVNRFESPQPKVYPKKEPIVIAERLESDNEDAEAEPHTPRTEEIPTLNVKAIKDVFETGEHSSQAARELREQIERRESESTSEPLGHSETTAVTEQFCSIDDFGNMTRETRSEVHSGSSLARGSPPSYADVVRGAVPTVTVPADASTEELLRSFQQSWAESQGVFQNLGFSVTEQRTSQITRHQQETVVTENSSSRVRTVQGVSEEGVPHGIADSRQSKLP